In the genome of Gloeotrichia echinulata CP02, one region contains:
- a CDS encoding Uma2 family endonuclease, with protein MLGLLEKLSRWEELTSQSALDNVDSDQILLMNGINWNIYEILLQKFENTSHYRFKYLEGTLQIMSPSRRHEFDKKIIALLLETYFIEKDIDFYPLGSTTFRREAAARGIEPDECYCFDSEKSVPDLAIEVVVTSGGIDDLLIYQGLGVPEVWFWQNHQFSLYFLRGDKYEKISKSEFLPDLDFTLLASLLLSGEKPKDLISKFRENIRRSNS; from the coding sequence ATGTTAGGTTTACTAGAAAAGTTGAGTCGCTGGGAAGAATTAACAAGTCAATCAGCATTAGATAATGTTGATTCTGACCAAATTTTACTGATGAATGGGATTAACTGGAATATATATGAGATTCTGTTACAGAAATTTGAAAATACTTCTCATTATCGCTTTAAATATTTAGAAGGTACTTTACAAATAATGTCTCCTAGTCGTCGCCATGAGTTTGATAAAAAGATTATTGCTTTATTGTTAGAAACCTATTTTATAGAAAAAGATATTGATTTTTATCCTTTAGGTTCAACTACTTTTAGAAGGGAAGCAGCCGCTAGAGGTATTGAACCAGATGAATGTTATTGTTTTGATTCGGAAAAATCTGTTCCTGATTTGGCTATTGAGGTAGTTGTGACGAGTGGGGGAATTGATGATTTATTAATTTATCAAGGTTTGGGTGTACCAGAAGTTTGGTTTTGGCAGAATCATCAATTTTCGTTATATTTTCTGCGGGGTGATAAGTATGAGAAAATATCAAAAAGTGAATTTTTACCCGATTTAGATTTCACTCTTTTGGCAAGTTTGCTTTTGTCTGGTGAAAAACCAAAAGATTTAATCTCAAAGTTCCGTGAAAACATCCGTCGGAGCAATTCATGA
- a CDS encoding efflux RND transporter periplasmic adaptor subunit translates to MSDESLTKIEVQEPVTLEDNGFGRNRDDRQSRLWLMPLLLGTGLGVAIAFGGMGVLNHRPTGQENAIANKSAKNVPPSMTVTTATVETASVARTLSTTGTIAARDLIPVLPQTNGLQIKKIPEDIIEGTFIKKGQVLAVLDDSILQAQINQAKADVQSKEADVESKQATVASSQASVAASQAIVQQRRADLAQAQAKLEEAQKNYQRYQKLAAAGAISEQELDTRSYTVKTAIEAVRLGKENVRSAQANVSSAQANVTKAAADVNRATADVRNSTAKVGQLQTQIGQTLVLAPVSGIVSEKLARVGDVTGIPPQTQVSTVIGGTQKLFSIIRDGKLELQAQVPEIQLPQVKLDASVEITSDIDNRVRLQGRVRDIQPQINDKRREATVKIDLPPTNLLKPGMFARGAITINTTTGMAVPQKAVQSQTDGSVIVFTLSGEDTVRAVKVELGEPLNGNKVEIRKGLQLGQRVVVDGAAYIKDGDKVRVVS, encoded by the coding sequence GCTTTGGCAGAAACCGAGATGATCGACAGTCTCGCCTGTGGTTGATGCCATTGTTACTGGGTACAGGCTTAGGAGTAGCGATCGCCTTTGGTGGGATGGGTGTATTAAATCATCGTCCCACTGGTCAAGAAAATGCGATCGCGAATAAATCGGCGAAAAATGTTCCCCCATCGATGACAGTCACCACAGCCACCGTAGAAACCGCCAGTGTAGCCCGGACCCTCAGCACCACAGGGACTATCGCCGCTCGTGATTTAATACCGGTGCTACCACAGACAAACGGTTTACAAATCAAAAAAATCCCTGAAGATATTATAGAAGGAACTTTTATCAAAAAAGGTCAAGTGCTGGCGGTGTTGGATGATTCTATCCTGCAAGCTCAAATTAACCAAGCCAAAGCCGATGTACAATCAAAGGAAGCCGATGTAGAATCAAAACAGGCAACTGTAGCATCAAGTCAAGCATCTGTCGCTGCAAGTCAGGCGATAGTCCAGCAAAGACGCGCAGATTTAGCCCAAGCCCAGGCGAAATTGGAAGAAGCCCAAAAGAATTATCAACGCTATCAAAAACTCGCCGCTGCAGGTGCAATTAGTGAACAAGAACTCGATACTCGTTCCTACACTGTAAAAACTGCGATCGAGGCTGTGCGTCTTGGTAAAGAAAATGTCCGTAGCGCCCAAGCCAATGTCAGCAGCGCCCAAGCCAATGTCACCAAGGCAGCAGCTGATGTCAATAGAGCGACAGCCGATGTCCGTAATAGTACAGCCAAGGTGGGACAACTACAAACTCAAATCGGACAAACATTGGTGCTAGCACCAGTTTCGGGAATTGTCTCCGAGAAGCTAGCCAGGGTAGGAGATGTCACAGGTATACCACCCCAAACCCAAGTTAGTACTGTAATTGGTGGGACGCAAAAGCTGTTTTCAATTATCCGTGATGGCAAACTCGAACTGCAAGCCCAAGTTCCCGAAATTCAACTACCACAGGTAAAACTAGATGCATCCGTAGAAATTACTTCTGATATTGATAACCGCGTGCGGTTACAGGGACGAGTCAGAGATATACAACCCCAAATTAATGATAAAAGGCGGGAAGCCACAGTAAAAATTGACTTGCCACCAACAAACCTACTCAAACCAGGGATGTTCGCCCGTGGGGCGATTACCATTAATACAACAACAGGAATGGCCGTGCCGCAAAAAGCAGTACAATCTCAAACAGATGGGAGTGTTATAGTATTCACCCTATCGGGCGAAGACACAGTGCGTGCGGTAAAAGTAGAACTAGGAGAACCGCTCAACGGTAATAAAGTAGAAATCAGGAAAGGTTTGCAACTAGGACAGCGTGTGGTAGTTGACGGTGCTGCTTATATCAAAGATGGCGACAAAGTACGAGTAGTTTCATAA
- a CDS encoding ABC transporter substrate-binding protein: MNNYYRNRREFIVGMGATAAGIALSSCAISGDRSAKGLTEEALAVKPVVRSQDLEKPNITVGYVPVNDCAPFAIAWKKGFFRKYGLNVQLNREASWATSRDGLIFGRLDASPVVCGAVTNARIGAEGARHAPLCAAMTIHHHGNAMTMNKAMWDYGLRPWYEYQQTYGDGALEAFGKDFRGYFDSQPPERKVWAVVLSSAIYEYFVRYISAAAGVDPLKEFRVIITPPPQMVTNMRIGAMQAYMVAEPWNTRAIKGNEGIGFTFAQGKEVWLGHPDRLLGVMESFINNYPKTYRSLVKAMIEACQYCSKVENRQEVAELLTDRSFTGAKPKKPGAPITKFTGPGILGNYNYGGFDGKDRTIPAADTTIFYDVPQNIPQEPGEHGTFLWRSRSIWLMTQAARWGQIPKIPKNAHKIAERGWRTDLYREIAAEMGIESPKDDYKVEPPEVFIDKKGFDPSDPVGYLNSFPIRANAPTRFFMS; encoded by the coding sequence ATGAATAATTATTACAGGAATCGAAGAGAATTTATTGTTGGGATGGGCGCAACAGCCGCTGGAATCGCCCTATCCTCCTGTGCTATTTCAGGAGATAGATCTGCTAAGGGATTAACAGAAGAAGCCCTAGCCGTAAAACCAGTAGTTAGATCCCAAGATTTAGAAAAACCCAACATCACCGTGGGATATGTACCCGTTAATGATTGTGCCCCATTTGCGATCGCCTGGAAAAAAGGCTTCTTCCGCAAATATGGTTTAAACGTCCAACTCAACCGCGAAGCCAGTTGGGCTACCTCCCGCGACGGTCTGATTTTTGGTCGCTTGGACGCTTCACCAGTGGTATGTGGTGCCGTCACCAACGCCAGAATAGGGGCTGAAGGCGCACGCCACGCCCCCTTATGTGCGGCGATGACTATTCATCACCACGGTAACGCCATGACGATGAACAAAGCCATGTGGGATTATGGGCTGCGTCCGTGGTACGAGTATCAACAAACATATGGTGATGGTGCATTAGAAGCCTTTGGTAAAGATTTTCGCGGCTACTTTGACAGCCAACCCCCAGAACGTAAAGTTTGGGCGGTGGTGCTGAGTTCAGCCATTTACGAATACTTTGTCCGCTACATATCTGCAGCCGCAGGCGTCGATCCTCTCAAGGAATTTCGGGTAATTATTACACCCCCGCCGCAAATGGTCACCAACATGAGAATCGGTGCAATGCAGGCATACATGGTAGCAGAACCTTGGAACACCAGAGCAATTAAAGGTAACGAAGGTATTGGTTTTACCTTCGCCCAAGGTAAAGAAGTTTGGTTAGGACACCCAGATAGATTATTGGGAGTGATGGAATCGTTCATCAATAATTATCCCAAAACCTATCGTTCTCTGGTCAAGGCCATGATTGAAGCTTGCCAGTACTGCAGTAAAGTGGAAAATCGTCAAGAGGTTGCCGAATTATTAACCGACCGTTCCTTTACCGGCGCAAAGCCGAAAAAACCGGGTGCGCCGATTACTAAGTTTACAGGTCCTGGAATTCTCGGCAACTACAACTACGGCGGATTTGATGGTAAAGACCGCACCATTCCAGCCGCCGATACCACAATTTTCTATGATGTGCCGCAAAATATTCCTCAAGAACCAGGAGAACACGGGACATTTTTATGGCGATCTAGAAGTATATGGTTGATGACCCAAGCAGCCCGTTGGGGACAAATCCCAAAAATTCCCAAAAATGCCCATAAAATAGCCGAAAGAGGCTGGCGAACTGACCTTTATCGCGAAATTGCTGCCGAAATGGGGATTGAATCTCCCAAAGACGATTACAAAGTAGAACCCCCAGAAGTCTTCATTGATAAAAAAGGCTTTGACCCCAGCGATCCTGTTGGTTATTTGAATAGTTTTCCCATTAGAGCCAACGCTCCGACGCGCTTTTTCATGTCTTAG
- a CDS encoding efflux RND transporter permease subunit, with translation MSFNISAWSIKKPVPTIVIFLILTVVGWFSFTSLGIDINPNIDVPAVSVTVTQAGAGPVELESQVTKKIEDAVAGLGNIDNMISTVTGGSSKTTISFILGTNSDRATNDVRNAIAQIRQSLPQDINDPVVKRLDFSGGAIITYVVKSEQRSVEELSNLVDQTISRALLAVKGVAQIQRVGGVDREIRINLDPDRLQSLGITATQVNDQIRALNINLPGGRAELGGSEQSIRTLGSAASVDTLKTYEIILPGGGSVPLSSLGTVEDKYGDIRQTARLNNKPVVAFQVLRSTGSVMVTVESGVKAAVQELEKTLPPDVKLDLIFTRADVVRQSYESTIDELIQASVLAVIVILLFLRDWRATLITAVALPLSMIPTFAVQQALGYTLNNMTLLALALAVGNLVDDAVVEIENMERHMAMGKSAWEAAFDSSDEVGLAVIASSATIIAVFLPVAFMGGVPGQFFQPFGFTVAISTIFSTLVARMVTPMMGAYLLKDKEQTHPNQKRQEQKKPKIIPFFNIKLKLGKKQLHTQHAPVSKRFQPYKSVLQWALRHRLTTIAIALAFFIASLMLVPLIPKGFVDDGDFGLSTMAIEIPPGSTLEDMNKVVTQTTNLLRENPAVAQVLATEQLNTATLTVNLKPKEERKISQKQFEEEVRPLFEQIAGAKISFESQSPGDSRKALSIVLRSENPEALNQAADALEKQMRTIPGLVEVSSSASLVKPEILVIPNPQRAADLGVTVQSIARTASLATIGDNEANLAKFNLSDRQIPIRVQIDPKARADINTLKNLQVPSQNGSLVPLIAVADIRFGSGPATISRYDRARRVAIEANLQGIALGKALETVNKLPAMQNLPPGVAQQPGGGAKIMQDVFRGFTGALGLAVMCIYAILVLLYNNFLHPLSIMAALPFCLGGALVALMLSQKPLGIYALIGIVLLLGIVTKNSILLVDYTIINMQEGKTLRQALIEAGVSRLRPILMTSLATIAGTLPLALGIGVGSEVRQPMGIAIMGGFTTSTLLTLVVVPVIFSYIDNFQTWIKNILRYGFGKKPPHPSAGEREVISLPAEREKSAS, from the coding sequence ATGTCTTTTAATATCTCGGCTTGGTCGATTAAAAAACCTGTTCCCACAATAGTGATATTTTTAATTTTGACCGTAGTAGGTTGGTTCTCGTTCACATCCTTGGGAATTGATATTAATCCCAACATTGACGTACCAGCCGTTTCGGTGACAGTAACCCAAGCAGGGGCCGGCCCTGTGGAATTGGAATCCCAGGTGACGAAAAAGATTGAAGATGCGGTCGCTGGGTTGGGGAATATCGATAATATGATTTCGACCGTGACTGGTGGAAGTTCCAAGACGACCATCAGTTTTATATTAGGGACAAATAGCGATCGCGCCACCAATGATGTGAGAAATGCGATCGCCCAAATCCGCCAAAGTCTACCCCAAGATATTAATGACCCAGTTGTTAAACGCCTGGATTTTTCAGGTGGTGCAATCATCACCTATGTGGTTAAATCAGAACAACGTTCCGTTGAAGAATTAAGCAACCTCGTAGACCAAACCATTAGCCGCGCCTTATTAGCAGTCAAAGGTGTAGCACAAATTCAGCGTGTCGGTGGAGTTGACCGAGAAATTCGGATTAATCTCGACCCCGACCGGTTACAATCTTTAGGTATTACAGCCACCCAGGTAAACGACCAAATCCGCGCTTTAAACATTAACTTACCCGGTGGACGTGCCGAATTGGGTGGTAGCGAACAAAGTATCCGCACCCTAGGTAGTGCAGCCAGTGTAGATACATTGAAAACTTACGAAATCATCCTTCCTGGGGGTGGTTCAGTACCCTTGTCCAGCTTAGGAACTGTAGAAGATAAGTATGGTGACATCCGCCAAACCGCACGCTTAAATAACAAACCTGTGGTAGCCTTCCAAGTGTTACGTAGCACTGGGAGTGTGATGGTGACGGTAGAATCAGGAGTCAAAGCCGCAGTCCAAGAACTGGAAAAAACTCTACCCCCTGATGTCAAATTAGATTTAATTTTTACTAGAGCCGACGTTGTTCGTCAATCTTATGAAAGCACCATTGATGAATTAATTCAAGCCTCGGTGCTGGCAGTGATAGTAATTCTACTATTTTTGCGCGACTGGCGAGCCACATTAATTACCGCCGTCGCCCTACCTTTGTCCATGATTCCCACCTTTGCGGTGCAGCAGGCCTTAGGTTACACTCTCAATAACATGACCTTGTTAGCATTAGCCTTAGCCGTGGGTAACTTGGTAGATGATGCCGTTGTCGAAATTGAAAATATGGAACGGCACATGGCAATGGGAAAATCAGCTTGGGAAGCTGCCTTTGACTCTTCTGATGAGGTAGGATTAGCCGTAATTGCCTCTTCCGCCACGATTATCGCCGTATTTCTGCCCGTTGCCTTTATGGGTGGCGTTCCAGGGCAGTTTTTCCAACCATTTGGCTTCACAGTTGCTATTTCCACAATTTTCTCAACTCTTGTGGCGCGGATGGTAACGCCGATGATGGGGGCATATTTGCTCAAAGATAAAGAACAGACCCACCCAAATCAAAAAAGACAGGAACAGAAGAAGCCAAAAATTATCCCATTCTTCAATATTAAATTAAAACTAGGCAAAAAACAACTCCACACTCAGCACGCACCAGTCAGCAAAAGATTTCAGCCGTATAAATCTGTACTACAGTGGGCATTACGTCATAGATTAACAACAATAGCGATCGCCCTAGCTTTTTTTATTGCTAGTCTGATGCTAGTTCCCTTGATTCCCAAGGGTTTTGTCGATGATGGTGACTTTGGTCTTTCCACTATGGCGATTGAAATACCCCCCGGTTCCACCTTGGAAGACATGAACAAGGTAGTCACACAAACTACTAATTTACTCCGGGAAAACCCTGCAGTTGCACAGGTGTTAGCCACAGAACAATTAAACACCGCTACCCTAACTGTCAATCTCAAGCCCAAGGAAGAACGGAAAATTTCCCAAAAGCAGTTTGAAGAGGAAGTACGTCCCTTATTTGAACAGATAGCAGGAGCCAAAATCAGCTTTGAAAGTCAGTCTCCCGGTGATAGTCGCAAGGCTTTATCCATAGTTCTGCGGAGTGAAAATCCCGAAGCATTAAACCAAGCAGCAGACGCACTAGAAAAACAGATGCGAACCATACCCGGATTGGTGGAAGTGTCTTCTAGCGCCAGTTTGGTCAAACCAGAGATATTAGTCATTCCCAACCCCCAACGGGCTGCAGATTTGGGAGTCACCGTACAGTCAATAGCCCGTACCGCTTCCCTAGCTACCATCGGTGATAATGAAGCGAATTTAGCGAAATTTAATTTGAGCGATCGCCAAATCCCAATTCGTGTCCAAATAGACCCCAAAGCCCGTGCAGACATCAACACCCTGAAAAATCTCCAAGTCCCCAGCCAAAACGGTAGCTTAGTACCCCTAATCGCCGTTGCAGATATCCGCTTCGGTAGTGGACCTGCAACCATCAGTCGCTACGATCGCGCCCGTCGAGTGGCTATAGAAGCCAATTTGCAAGGTATCGCCCTCGGAAAAGCCCTGGAAACAGTCAATAAACTACCCGCCATGCAAAATCTCCCCCCAGGGGTAGCACAGCAACCTGGTGGCGGTGCAAAAATTATGCAGGATGTTTTCCGAGGCTTTACTGGCGCCCTAGGGCTAGCCGTCATGTGTATCTATGCAATCCTCGTGCTGCTGTATAATAACTTCTTACATCCCTTAAGCATTATGGCAGCCTTGCCCTTTTGTTTAGGCGGTGCCCTTGTCGCCTTGATGTTGTCTCAAAAACCCTTGGGAATCTATGCCCTGATTGGGATTGTCCTGCTGTTGGGAATTGTCACCAAAAATTCAATTCTCTTAGTTGACTATACCATCATCAACATGCAGGAAGGCAAAACCCTGCGTCAGGCGCTGATAGAAGCAGGTGTGTCCCGCCTGCGTCCGATTCTCATGACATCCCTCGCCACCATTGCTGGGACCCTACCCCTAGCCTTGGGAATTGGCGTCGGTTCCGAAGTCCGCCAACCGATGGGAATCGCCATCATGGGTGGTTTCACAACTTCCACCCTGCTGACCCTAGTAGTGGTGCCAGTTATATTTAGCTATATCGACAACTTCCAAACCTGGATCAAGAATATCTTGCGTTATGGCTTCGGCAAGAAACCACCGCACCCATCCGCTGGTGAGCGTGAAGTCATCAGTTTACCAGCGGAGCGGGAAAAATCTGCTTCTTAA
- the ntrB gene encoding nitrate ABC transporter permease has product MVFQLNLAAIVAIAGQAAWKKTKPVILSDVFLWPVVGFLGIIILWWIIALANHELMPTPPEALVANLDYILNPFYERGPGNLGIGWLLLASLRRVLLGFFLGAVVAIPLGFLIGMSKPAMLAFNPIIQIFKPVSPLAWLPISLAIFNLAEPSAIFVIFITSLWPTIINTALGVSSVSKDYLDVARVLEMPRWRQITKIILPASLPYIFTGLRISLGIAWLVIVAVEMLTGGIGIGFFVWDEWSRLNLSSVFLAVLVIGLTGLVLDYAVGKVQELVTHRPKSVN; this is encoded by the coding sequence ATGGTATTTCAACTTAATCTAGCTGCAATCGTGGCTATTGCTGGACAAGCGGCCTGGAAAAAAACAAAACCTGTGATTCTTTCTGATGTATTCTTATGGCCTGTGGTGGGCTTTTTAGGAATCATCATATTGTGGTGGATTATAGCACTTGCCAATCATGAATTAATGCCTACCCCGCCAGAGGCGCTGGTAGCTAATTTGGACTACATTTTAAACCCATTTTACGAACGCGGCCCTGGTAATTTAGGAATTGGTTGGTTATTGTTAGCCAGTCTGCGTCGTGTATTACTGGGCTTTTTCTTGGGTGCTGTAGTAGCAATTCCCCTAGGATTTCTGATTGGAATGTCCAAACCGGCAATGCTAGCATTCAATCCGATTATTCAAATCTTTAAGCCCGTATCGCCCCTAGCTTGGCTACCGATTTCCTTAGCCATCTTCAACTTGGCAGAACCTTCAGCGATTTTCGTAATTTTTATCACTTCTTTGTGGCCGACAATTATTAATACCGCCCTGGGAGTTTCTAGCGTTTCCAAAGATTATTTAGATGTGGCACGAGTGTTAGAAATGCCCCGTTGGCGACAGATTACAAAAATTATTTTGCCTGCCAGTTTGCCCTATATTTTTACAGGATTGCGAATTAGTTTAGGAATTGCTTGGTTAGTAATTGTTGCTGTCGAAATGCTCACAGGCGGTATTGGGATTGGCTTTTTTGTTTGGGATGAATGGAGCCGCTTAAACTTAAGTTCAGTATTCCTAGCCGTATTAGTAATTGGCTTAACTGGACTAGTTTTAGATTACGCTGTCGGCAAAGTTCAAGAATTAGTAACTCATCGTCCAAAATCTGTAAATTAG
- a CDS encoding universal stress protein, which yields MLARLQSAIGRNDLVEQMVLLPEPEKPFSQPAEPENSVNLIVAYDGSPKSHTALDLAFWMAHQTRLATNIQVTVQGVYVVEENYTREYPEIFNSAKHLPNLECPASNVSKSVLTVLSQPKLSTITPLLQEKLLAPLQQADKIVWQARSLAEEWQGSFQSHLRFGDLTTELKKVVELEAADILFVGCRSVNHPIIKALGYNFPCAVLGIPNGIDD from the coding sequence ATGTTAGCGCGTCTACAAAGCGCCATCGGTCGCAATGACTTAGTTGAACAAATGGTATTGCTACCAGAGCCTGAAAAACCATTTTCTCAACCCGCTGAACCAGAAAATTCAGTTAATTTAATCGTGGCTTATGACGGTTCCCCCAAGAGTCACACCGCCTTAGATCTCGCCTTTTGGATGGCTCACCAAACCCGTTTAGCTACTAACATCCAAGTCACGGTACAAGGCGTTTATGTAGTCGAAGAAAATTACACCAGGGAGTATCCAGAAATCTTTAATTCTGCCAAACATTTGCCAAATTTAGAGTGCCCAGCGAGCAATGTATCAAAATCTGTCTTAACAGTTCTCTCTCAACCAAAATTAAGCACGATTACACCACTTTTACAAGAAAAATTGCTAGCCCCCTTACAACAAGCAGATAAAATTGTTTGGCAAGCCCGAAGTCTGGCTGAAGAATGGCAAGGTTCCTTCCAATCTCATCTGCGGTTTGGAGATTTGACTACAGAACTGAAAAAAGTTGTCGAATTAGAAGCTGCTGATATTTTGTTTGTCGGCTGCAGGTCTGTCAATCATCCCATAATTAAGGCATTAGGTTATAACTTTCCCTGTGCTGTCTTGGGTATTCCTAATGGGATTGATGATTGA
- a CDS encoding nitrate ABC transporter ATP-binding protein (This model describes the ATP binding subunits of ATP-binding cassette (ABC) transporters for nitrate transport, or for bicarbonate transport, in bacteria and archaea.), whose product MKYTSLPTNTNNKPMTRNGFLEVENLVKSYPTPDKGNFVVLNNVNLTIGEDEYISVIGHSGCGKSTLLKIIGGFEKATSGSVRLEGKEIRQPGADRMMVFQNYSLLPWLTVRENIRLAVDEVLKNANRAEKISIVNEHLAMVNLTAAADKYPDEISGGMKQRVGIARALAIRPKMLLMDEPFGALDALTRSKLQRQVLDIWENNRQAVMMITHDVDEALYMSDRIVLMTNGPAAAIGEILEVPFPHPRDRAAMRNSKEYFELRNHALNFLDKYFTQDE is encoded by the coding sequence ATGAAATATACCTCATTACCAACCAATACCAACAACAAACCTATGACCCGAAATGGATTTCTCGAAGTTGAAAATTTGGTCAAGTCTTATCCGACACCTGATAAAGGCAATTTTGTTGTTTTAAATAATGTTAATCTCACAATTGGTGAAGATGAATATATTTCTGTAATTGGGCATTCTGGCTGTGGTAAATCAACATTGTTGAAAATTATTGGTGGGTTTGAAAAAGCTACTTCTGGATCGGTACGGCTAGAGGGTAAAGAAATTCGCCAGCCGGGAGCAGACAGGATGATGGTATTTCAGAATTATTCTCTTTTACCTTGGTTAACAGTGCGGGAAAATATCCGATTAGCCGTGGATGAAGTGTTAAAAAATGCCAATCGTGCCGAAAAAATTAGCATTGTAAACGAACACTTGGCAATGGTAAACTTGACGGCGGCTGCTGATAAATATCCCGATGAAATTTCTGGGGGTATGAAACAGCGTGTGGGCATTGCCAGAGCCTTGGCAATTCGCCCCAAAATGCTGTTGATGGATGAGCCTTTTGGGGCACTAGATGCCCTCACTAGGAGTAAACTACAGCGGCAGGTTTTGGATATTTGGGAGAACAATCGGCAAGCAGTGATGATGATTACCCATGATGTAGATGAAGCACTATATATGTCAGATCGGATCGTATTAATGACAAATGGTCCAGCAGCTGCGATTGGGGAAATCTTAGAAGTCCCATTTCCTCATCCACGCGATCGCGCTGCTATGCGAAACTCAAAAGAATATTTTGAACTCCGTAACCACGCTTTAAATTTTTTGGATAAATATTTCACTCAAGACGAGTAA
- the rnc gene encoding ribonuclease III, translating to MHKLLIFRDEKLLRRALTHRSYVHENPGEGEANERLEFLGDALLNYLSGEYLYNRHPEKGEDELTRRRSALVDEKQLAKFAIEVGLDFRMRLGKGAIRDGGYQNPNLLSSTFEAVIGAYYLDNNSDIKTVRAIVEPLFDSVPENIVVVRSNVDSKNRFQEWVQRNLTPNNPPKYDTVQVGGVSHAPEFIAKVFVGDKVYGEGKGKNKKDAEKAAAEDGLAKLTKKGLL from the coding sequence ATGCACAAACTTCTGATATTCCGTGATGAAAAACTTCTACGCCGTGCGCTAACCCACCGTTCTTATGTGCATGAAAACCCAGGAGAAGGGGAAGCCAATGAACGCCTAGAATTTCTCGGTGATGCTTTACTAAATTACTTAAGCGGTGAGTATCTCTATAATCGTCATCCAGAAAAGGGAGAAGACGAATTAACCCGACGGCGTTCTGCATTGGTAGATGAAAAGCAATTAGCAAAATTTGCAATTGAAGTAGGTTTAGATTTCAGGATGCGGCTAGGAAAAGGCGCAATAAGAGATGGAGGCTATCAAAATCCTAATTTACTCAGTAGTACTTTTGAAGCAGTGATTGGCGCTTATTATCTCGATAATAATTCCGATATTAAAACAGTCCGCGCTATTGTCGAACCATTGTTTGATTCTGTACCTGAAAACATAGTTGTTGTGCGCTCAAATGTAGACTCAAAAAATCGCTTCCAAGAATGGGTACAACGCAACCTCACTCCCAACAATCCTCCCAAATATGACACAGTGCAAGTAGGCGGTGTGTCTCACGCACCAGAATTTATAGCTAAAGTATTCGTGGGTGACAAGGTGTATGGAGAAGGTAAGGGAAAGAACAAAAAAGATGCTGAAAAAGCTGCTGCTGAAGATGGACTAGCTAAATTGACAAAAAAAGGGTTGTTGTAA